The proteins below are encoded in one region of Danio rerio strain Tuebingen ecotype United States chromosome 14, GRCz12tu, whole genome shotgun sequence:
- the cltb gene encoding clathrin light chain B isoform X1, whose protein sequence is MADDFGFSAFDNGVHTEEDPAAAFLAQQENEIAVIENDSTGFSLPEDGGAAPADTYTMSGGDFGGSSAVNGDMFQDTNGMTDSYSAIAQVDIQRQEPESLRKWREEQKTRLEELDSASKAAEAVWREKAKKELEDWHIHQTEQMEKNKVNNRIADKAFYKQPNSDVIGFVASEEAFLKECEDDSPGTEWEKVARLCDFNPKTSRQTKDVSRMRSVLISLKQTPLLR, encoded by the exons ATGGCTGACGACTTCGGTTTTTCCGCCTTCGACAACGGAGTTCATACAGAAGAAGATCCCGCCGCCGCCTTTCTGGCCCAGCAGGAGAATGAAATCGCGGTGATTGAGAACGACAGCACTGGGTTCAGTTTACCGGAGGACGGAGGAGCGGCGCCCGCAGACACCTACACCATGTCCGGCG GTGACTTTGGAGGATCCTCAGCTGTAAACGGAGACATGTTTCAG GACACGAACGGCATGACTGACAGCTACTCGGCTATCGCACAAGTCGACATACAGAGACAAGAGCCTGAAAGTCTGCGCAAGTGGAGGGAGGAGCAGAAGACCCGGCTGGAGGAATTAG ATTCAGCCTCTAAAGCTGCAGAGGCCGTGTGGAGAGAGAAGGCCAAGAAGGAGCTGGAGGACTGGCATATACACCAGACTGAACAGATGGAGAAGAATAAAGTCAACAACAG GATCGCTGATAAGGCTTTCTACAAACAGCCCAACTCTGATGTCATAGGCTTTGT AGCGTCAGAGGAGGCTTTCCTCAAGGAGTGTGAAGATGACAGTCCTGGGACGGAATGGGAGAAAGTGGCCCGACTCTGCGATTTCAACCCCAAAACCAGCCGGCAGACTAAAGACGTGTCCCGAATGCGCTCGGTGCTCATTTCCCTGAAACAGACGCCTCTGCTCCGCTAA
- the cltb gene encoding clathrin light chain B isoform X2, whose protein sequence is MADDFGFSAFDNGVHTEEDPAAAFLAQQENEIAVIENDSTGFSLPEDGGAAPADTYTMSGGDFGGSSAVNGDMFQDTNGMTDSYSAIAQVDIQRQEPESLRKWREEQKTRLEELDSASKAAEAVWREKAKKELEDWHIHQTEQMEKNKVNNRASEEAFLKECEDDSPGTEWEKVARLCDFNPKTSRQTKDVSRMRSVLISLKQTPLLR, encoded by the exons ATGGCTGACGACTTCGGTTTTTCCGCCTTCGACAACGGAGTTCATACAGAAGAAGATCCCGCCGCCGCCTTTCTGGCCCAGCAGGAGAATGAAATCGCGGTGATTGAGAACGACAGCACTGGGTTCAGTTTACCGGAGGACGGAGGAGCGGCGCCCGCAGACACCTACACCATGTCCGGCG GTGACTTTGGAGGATCCTCAGCTGTAAACGGAGACATGTTTCAG GACACGAACGGCATGACTGACAGCTACTCGGCTATCGCACAAGTCGACATACAGAGACAAGAGCCTGAAAGTCTGCGCAAGTGGAGGGAGGAGCAGAAGACCCGGCTGGAGGAATTAG ATTCAGCCTCTAAAGCTGCAGAGGCCGTGTGGAGAGAGAAGGCCAAGAAGGAGCTGGAGGACTGGCATATACACCAGACTGAACAGATGGAGAAGAATAAAGTCAACAACAG AGCGTCAGAGGAGGCTTTCCTCAAGGAGTGTGAAGATGACAGTCCTGGGACGGAATGGGAGAAAGTGGCCCGACTCTGCGATTTCAACCCCAAAACCAGCCGGCAGACTAAAGACGTGTCCCGAATGCGCTCGGTGCTCATTTCCCTGAAACAGACGCCTCTGCTCCGCTAA